A genome region from Deinococcus sp. KNUC1210 includes the following:
- a CDS encoding TerD family protein, giving the protein MAVSLTKGGNVSLSKEAPGLKKITLGLGWDPRKTDGTEFDLDAMVFLVNDAGRVRNDQDFVFFNNKQSADGSVVHGGDNRSGMGDGDDETINIDLEKVPTDVQKVIATVVIYEGKERNQNFGMVDKGYIRVLNGDGGAEIARFDLSEDAGTVTAMIFGEIYRSGTEWKFKAIGQGYADGFQALVKSYGVNA; this is encoded by the coding sequence ATGGCCGTATCGCTCACCAAGGGTGGCAATGTTTCGCTGAGCAAAGAGGCTCCCGGCCTCAAGAAGATCACGCTGGGCCTCGGCTGGGATCCCCGCAAGACCGATGGCACCGAGTTTGACCTGGACGCCATGGTCTTCCTGGTGAACGATGCGGGCCGTGTACGCAACGATCAGGATTTCGTGTTCTTCAACAACAAGCAGTCGGCAGACGGCTCGGTGGTCCACGGCGGCGACAACCGCAGCGGCATGGGCGACGGCGACGACGAAACCATCAATATCGATCTGGAAAAGGTGCCGACCGACGTGCAGAAGGTCATTGCCACCGTGGTGATCTACGAGGGCAAGGAGCGCAACCAGAACTTCGGGATGGTGGACAAGGGCTACATCCGGGTGCTGAACGGCGACGGCGGCGCAGAAATCGCCCGCTTCGACCTGTCGGAAGACGCCGGAACCGTGACGGCCATGATCTTCGGTGAGATCTACCGCAGCGGCACGGAGTGGAAGTTCAAGGCCATCGGGCAGGGCTACGCCGACGGCTTTCAGGCGCTGGTCAAGAGCTACGGCGTCAACGCCTAA
- a CDS encoding TerD family protein: MPDLIRGQRLKVADLTPARLLELGVRVAGPAYEYDISVFGLDPAGKLSDDRYMIFYNQKRSPEGAVQMVGKEGGEQRFTVDLASMPRSIERLMVTASVDSGSFSQISSGHLSLYAGGRELARFPFHGADFGQEKAIIIGELYLKDVWRFSAVGQGFAGGLDALVKAYGGEVSAPSPSTAAPRPQRRPPTRPRPRLRPRRGRSTPSVLAPALSPHHRHPARIWTDRPRPPRARPPSA, encoded by the coding sequence ATGCCCGACCTGATCCGTGGACAGCGCCTGAAAGTGGCCGATCTGACGCCTGCTCGCCTGCTCGAACTGGGTGTGCGCGTGGCCGGCCCCGCCTACGAATACGACATCAGCGTGTTCGGCCTCGATCCGGCAGGCAAGCTGTCGGACGACCGCTACATGATCTTCTATAACCAGAAGCGCTCGCCCGAGGGCGCGGTGCAGATGGTGGGCAAGGAAGGCGGAGAACAGCGCTTTACCGTCGATCTGGCGAGCATGCCGCGCAGCATCGAACGCCTGATGGTGACGGCCAGCGTGGACAGCGGCAGCTTCTCTCAGATTTCCAGTGGGCACCTGAGCCTGTACGCGGGCGGGCGCGAACTGGCGCGGTTTCCCTTCCACGGTGCAGATTTCGGGCAGGAAAAAGCCATCATCATCGGAGAGCTGTACCTGAAGGACGTGTGGCGCTTCTCGGCAGTGGGCCAGGGCTTTGCAGGCGGGCTGGACGCACTGGTGAAGGCCTACGGCGGCGAGGTCAGTGCGCCCTCTCCCTCGACGGCGGCCCCCCGCCCCCAGCGCCGCCCACCAACGCGCCCCCGGCCCCGACTCCGACCCCGCAGGGGCCGATCAACACCCAGCGTCCTGGCTCCAGCGCTCAGCCCACACCACCGTCACCCCGCCCGAATCTGGACCGACCGGCCCCGCCCACCCCGAGCACGTCCCCCATCAGCCTGA
- a CDS encoding VWA domain-containing protein encodes MPDLISGQKLKLSDITPQHQLTVRVEVRHPDADLSVFGLDGDRQLKDDRYFVFFNQPQSPAGEIRLSGDGQSRSFAVNLDALPASIERLIFVATSDSQPLSAMQGGAVTLSAGGGDLARYPLSGAGLKSEKALMLLELYRHSGEWRLQAVGQGFDGGLQSLLEYFGGEASDDAGTAAGHAAQPAAPTPPAAAPVSLVKQRQEVLLKKAESTPGMVNLIKQAAVSLEKRGLSEARYRVKLVLDISASMTLEFRSGAVDELVRRALALAARLDDDGQVDVYLFGIQSHRAGQVSLDNVMGFVPGLRFQFEGGTHYAPIMKMLREDSRREESREPVLILFITDGATSNRNAAEREIRDSSREPLFWKFMGIEAGRVDFEFLEKLDDLPGRTVDNADFFKVRSPIRLSDAELFELLVNELDTWDRDSKRAGLR; translated from the coding sequence ATGCCCGATCTCATCTCAGGACAGAAACTCAAGCTCTCGGACATCACGCCGCAGCACCAGTTGACTGTGCGCGTGGAGGTGCGCCACCCCGACGCCGATCTGAGCGTGTTCGGACTGGACGGCGACCGCCAGCTCAAGGACGACCGCTACTTCGTGTTCTTCAATCAGCCGCAGAGTCCGGCAGGCGAAATCCGGCTGAGCGGCGACGGGCAGAGCCGCAGCTTCGCGGTGAATCTGGACGCGCTGCCCGCGAGCATCGAACGCCTGATCTTCGTGGCGACCAGTGACAGCCAGCCGCTGAGCGCCATGCAGGGCGGCGCGGTGACGCTGAGCGCCGGGGGCGGCGACCTGGCACGCTACCCGCTGAGCGGCGCTGGACTGAAGAGCGAAAAGGCGCTGATGCTGCTGGAACTGTACCGGCACAGCGGCGAGTGGCGCTTGCAGGCGGTGGGCCAGGGCTTTGACGGCGGCCTGCAATCGCTGCTGGAATACTTCGGCGGCGAGGCCAGCGACGATGCCGGTACAGCTGCGGGCCATGCTGCACAGCCCGCCGCGCCGACTCCGCCTGCCGCCGCGCCCGTATCGCTGGTCAAGCAGCGGCAGGAAGTGCTGCTGAAAAAGGCCGAGAGCACACCCGGCATGGTCAACCTCATCAAGCAGGCGGCGGTGAGCCTCGAAAAGCGCGGGCTGAGCGAGGCCCGCTACCGCGTCAAACTGGTGCTCGACATCAGCGCCTCGATGACGCTGGAGTTTCGCAGCGGCGCCGTGGATGAGCTGGTGCGCCGCGCCCTGGCACTGGCCGCTCGCCTCGACGACGACGGACAGGTGGACGTGTATCTGTTCGGCATCCAGTCGCACCGCGCCGGGCAGGTCTCGCTCGACAACGTGATGGGCTTCGTGCCGGGTCTGCGCTTTCAGTTCGAGGGCGGCACCCACTACGCGCCGATCATGAAGATGCTGCGCGAGGACAGCCGCCGGGAAGAGAGCAGAGAGCCGGTGCTGATCCTGTTCATCACCGACGGAGCCACCAGCAACCGCAACGCCGCCGAACGCGAGATTCGGGATTCGTCGCGCGAGCCGCTGTTCTGGAAATTCATGGGCATCGAGGCGGGGCGGGTCGATTTCGAGTTTCTGGAGAAGCTCGACGATCTGCCGGGCCGAACGGTGGACAACGCCGATTTCTTCAAGGTCAGGAGCCCGATTCGTCTGTCGGACGCCGAACTGTTCGAGCTGCTGGTGAATGAGCTGGACACCTGGGACCGGGACAGCAAGCGGGCAGGGCTGCGGTAG
- a CDS encoding TerD family protein: protein MPISLEKNQTISLEKSAGTSLSNVTMGLGWDVAKPKGFLGKLLGGGESIDLDASALIFDSNGQLLDNVWFRQLQSKDGSVVHTGDNRTGAGDGDDEQIRVNLSRLARAVQTVVFTVNSFTGQDFSKVENAYCRLINDAGGAEIARFNLSSGGSHTGQVMARVYRDGGGWNMQALGLPSTGRTFQDMLPDIRRLL, encoded by the coding sequence ATGCCGATCAGTCTGGAAAAAAATCAAACCATCAGCCTGGAAAAATCAGCCGGAACCTCACTCAGTAACGTCACCATGGGACTGGGCTGGGACGTCGCCAAGCCGAAAGGTTTTCTGGGAAAGCTGCTGGGCGGCGGCGAGAGTATCGACCTTGATGCCAGCGCCCTGATCTTCGATTCGAACGGGCAGCTGCTCGATAACGTCTGGTTTCGCCAGCTTCAGAGCAAAGACGGCAGCGTGGTGCATACCGGCGACAACCGCACCGGAGCGGGCGACGGCGACGACGAGCAGATTCGCGTGAACCTCTCGCGGCTGGCGCGGGCGGTGCAGACGGTGGTGTTCACGGTCAACAGCTTCACCGGGCAGGATTTCAGCAAGGTGGAAAACGCCTACTGCCGCCTGATCAACGACGCGGGCGGCGCAGAGATCGCCCGCTTCAATCTCTCGTCGGGCGGCTCGCACACCGGACAGGTGATGGCGCGGGTATACCGCGACGGTGGCGGCTGGAACATGCAGGCGCTGGGGCTGCCCAGCACCGGGCGTACCTTCCAGGACATGCTGCCCGATATCCGCCGCCTGCTGTGA
- a CDS encoding TerD family protein, with protein MALTLQKGGNLSLSKQDPNLKRLVVGLGWDARSTDGQDFDLDASAFLLNTSGRVRSDADFIFYNQLVSNDGSVTHTGDNRTGAGDGDDEQIKIDLSKIAADVDKIAVTVTIHDAEVRRQNFGQVRNAFIRVVNEDSGAEVVRFDLGEDFSTETAVIFAEVYRNGAEWKFRAVGQGYAGGLKALCNSYGIMI; from the coding sequence ATGGCACTGACTCTGCAAAAAGGCGGCAACCTCTCGCTCTCGAAGCAGGACCCCAATCTCAAGCGGCTGGTCGTCGGTCTGGGCTGGGATGCCCGCAGCACCGACGGTCAGGATTTCGACCTGGACGCCAGCGCGTTTCTGCTGAATACCTCCGGGCGCGTTCGCAGCGACGCCGACTTCATCTTCTATAACCAGCTCGTCAGCAACGACGGCTCGGTCACACATACCGGCGACAACCGCACCGGAGCGGGCGACGGCGACGACGAGCAGATCAAGATCGATCTGTCCAAGATCGCGGCCGATGTGGACAAGATCGCCGTCACGGTCACCATCCACGACGCCGAGGTGAGGCGGCAGAACTTCGGGCAGGTCCGCAACGCCTTTATCCGGGTGGTGAACGAGGACAGCGGCGCAGAGGTGGTGCGATTCGACCTGGGCGAAGATTTCTCGACCGAGACAGCCGTGATCTTTGCCGAGGTGTACCGCAACGGTGCGGAGTGGAAGTTCCGGGCGGTGGGACAGGGCTATGCGGGCGGCCTCAAGGCCCTGTGCAACAGCTACGGCATCATGATCTGA
- a CDS encoding DUF475 domain-containing protein has translation MQNFVKNFGFALGVTVFALLVAVTDGYFRNGHSLSAAGSALIIAVLLGILELSLSFDNAVVNAGVLRNMDPKWQRRFLTWGIIIAVFGMRFIFPIVIVAITAGLGFFEVIREAFGNPETYSKHLEEARVPINAFGSSFLLLVFLKYLIDPEKDEHWFGWLEEKLARVGKLDTIQVVITGVLLLLAVHYLVAPAMQYTALIAGVVGIIVYLLVDALGNLFDPNDIAMRAGAAGLASFLYLEVLDASFSLDGVIGAFALTKDIVIIAAGLTIGAIFVRSITVSLVRSGTLDTYRYLEHGAHYGIGALAIIMMLSMSDNVHIPEVVTGLIGAGFIALAIWTSMRANRRETLQQQN, from the coding sequence ATGCAGAATTTCGTCAAGAACTTTGGATTTGCCCTGGGCGTCACGGTCTTCGCCCTCCTCGTGGCAGTGACAGACGGGTACTTCAGAAACGGCCACTCGCTCTCGGCGGCGGGGTCGGCGCTGATCATCGCGGTGCTGCTGGGCATTCTGGAACTGTCGCTCAGTTTCGATAACGCGGTGGTCAACGCGGGCGTACTGCGGAATATGGACCCCAAATGGCAGCGCCGCTTCCTGACCTGGGGCATCATCATCGCGGTCTTCGGCATGCGCTTCATCTTCCCCATCGTCATCGTCGCGATCACAGCTGGGCTGGGCTTCTTCGAGGTCATCCGCGAGGCCTTCGGCAACCCGGAAACCTACAGCAAGCACCTGGAAGAAGCGCGGGTGCCCATCAATGCCTTCGGCAGTTCGTTCCTGCTGCTGGTCTTCCTGAAGTATCTGATCGACCCCGAGAAAGACGAGCACTGGTTCGGCTGGCTCGAAGAGAAGCTGGCCCGTGTGGGCAAGCTCGACACCATTCAGGTCGTGATTACCGGCGTGCTGCTGCTGCTGGCGGTGCATTATCTGGTGGCCCCGGCCATGCAGTACACCGCCCTGATCGCGGGTGTGGTGGGTATCATCGTCTATCTGCTCGTGGATGCGCTGGGCAATCTGTTCGATCCCAACGACATCGCCATGCGGGCGGGCGCGGCGGGCCTCGCCAGCTTCCTGTATCTGGAAGTGCTCGACGCCAGCTTTTCGCTCGACGGCGTGATCGGGGCCTTCGCGCTCACCAAGGACATCGTGATCATCGCGGCGGGCCTGACCATCGGCGCGATCTTCGTGCGCTCGATCACCGTCTCGCTCGTTCGCAGCGGCACGCTCGACACCTACCGCTATCTGGAACACGGCGCACACTACGGCATCGGCGCACTGGCGATCATCATGATGCTGTCGATGAGCGACAACGTGCACATTCCCGAAGTCGTCACCGGACTGATCGGCGCAGGCTTCATCGCCCTGGCAATCTGGACTTCGATGCGGGCCAACCGGCGAGAAACGCTGCAACAGCAGAACTGA
- a CDS encoding ATP-grasp domain-containing protein gives MPTIYFNKNFSVTSAQLEQLRLSGQFTTLASHSDPSSAMLGAADRALTEPRGLLGTPYVEWLLATVRRERPQVFLVGKEAGRVAERRADFEALGTRVIAVADAPTLRLLDRKDEFLTSWDDSILPIPAWTTFHDAASFEAGIERLRSHPGFVPGSTRLCIKPARGIYAAGFRVLTEGRTLKSFLRGELYQMSLEEARRMFGLEETFPTMLLMHTLEGAERSVDCVAWQGELAAAVVRRKLPDGGPQYLEDRPDLLEAARRLTRAYQLSGIFNFQTKDDAQRRPNMLEINARASGGLRYSMAAGLDFAGVAAALSLGLLRAQDAPTPRTDLHVNEVKQARVLQAATTLEDGPELLDEEDALA, from the coding sequence ATGCCAACCATCTACTTCAACAAGAATTTCTCGGTCACGAGCGCCCAGCTCGAACAGCTCCGGCTCTCGGGCCAGTTCACCACCCTCGCCAGCCACAGCGACCCCAGCAGCGCCATGCTCGGCGCGGCAGACCGGGCACTGACAGAACCCCGGGGCCTGCTGGGAACGCCGTATGTGGAGTGGCTGCTCGCCACGGTGCGCCGCGAACGCCCGCAGGTCTTTCTGGTGGGCAAGGAAGCCGGGCGCGTGGCCGAACGCCGCGCCGACTTCGAGGCGCTCGGAACGCGGGTGATCGCCGTGGCAGACGCCCCCACGCTGCGGCTTCTCGACCGCAAGGACGAGTTTCTGACGAGCTGGGATGACAGTATCCTGCCGATTCCCGCCTGGACGACCTTTCACGACGCCGCCAGTTTCGAGGCGGGCATCGAGCGGCTGCGCTCACATCCCGGATTCGTGCCCGGCAGCACGCGGCTGTGTATCAAGCCCGCACGCGGTATCTATGCGGCGGGGTTCCGGGTGCTGACCGAGGGCCGCACCCTGAAGAGTTTTCTGCGCGGCGAACTGTACCAGATGAGTCTGGAAGAGGCGCGGCGGATGTTCGGACTGGAAGAGACGTTCCCCACCATGCTGCTGATGCACACGCTGGAGGGCGCGGAACGCTCTGTCGACTGCGTGGCGTGGCAGGGAGAGCTGGCAGCGGCCGTGGTGCGGCGCAAACTGCCAGACGGCGGCCCGCAGTACCTCGAAGACCGCCCCGATCTGCTGGAAGCAGCCCGCCGCCTGACCCGCGCCTACCAGCTGAGCGGCATCTTCAACTTTCAGACCAAAGACGACGCCCAGAGGCGACCCAACATGCTGGAAATCAATGCCCGTGCCTCGGGCGGCCTGCGCTACAGCATGGCGGCTGGCCTCGATTTCGCGGGTGTGGCGGCAGCGCTCAGCCTGGGGCTGCTGCGGGCCCAGGACGCCCCGACGCCCCGCACCGATCTGCACGTGAATGAGGTCAAGCAGGCGCGGGTACTTCAGGCGGCGACCACGCTGGAAGACGGACCGGAACTGCTGGACGAGGAAGACGCGCTGGCCTGA
- a CDS encoding tellurite resistance TerB family protein has translation MGFLDNLRNGLNNVSSQLSDQVSRFKSADFAEATMSMCALIAAADGTISPEERRKVAGFIASNDSLKVFQPNDLKTRFDKYCDKLSQDYDFGRIEAIQAIGKLRSKPDQARAVIQLGMIIGGSDGNFDETEKVQVRDAARAVSLDPAEFGV, from the coding sequence ATGGGCTTTCTCGACAACCTCAGAAACGGTCTGAACAACGTCTCGTCACAGCTTTCCGATCAGGTTTCGCGCTTCAAGAGCGCCGACTTCGCCGAGGCCACCATGAGCATGTGTGCGCTCATCGCGGCTGCCGACGGCACCATCAGCCCCGAGGAACGCCGCAAGGTGGCGGGCTTTATCGCCAGCAACGACAGCCTGAAGGTCTTCCAGCCGAACGACCTGAAAACGCGCTTCGACAAGTACTGCGACAAGCTCAGCCAGGATTACGACTTCGGGCGCATCGAGGCGATTCAGGCCATCGGGAAGCTGCGGAGCAAACCCGATCAGGCCCGCGCCGTCATTCAGCTGGGCATGATCATCGGCGGGTCAGATGGCAACTTCGACGAAACCGAGAAGGTGCAGGTGCGCGACGCGGCGCGGGCCGTGAGTCTGGACCCGGCAGAGTTCGGCGTGTAA
- a CDS encoding AIM24 family protein, translating into MTSHRFKVSEQAGNGLRIEVYEVATMQRLIQTRGGAPELLEHYHATGKRQVRFVLEGAGILLEPGAFLYSHGTITSAVKQHEKGNMFARALRSAGTGESAFATSFDGRGEVWTELTSQHFVIAEMEPGEDFLLDDRAFFGCQNTVNLSTHLHTGIAGALSGNGLAQPKLSGRGLFVIESPVPAEEIEVIELRGEELIVDGDLLLMYSASLQVQLRPLVKGLRNALRSGEGLVYVLRGTGQVFFTPTHKRPSVASV; encoded by the coding sequence ATGACGTCTCACCGTTTCAAGGTCAGTGAGCAAGCGGGCAATGGGCTGAGGATCGAGGTCTACGAGGTGGCGACCATGCAGCGCCTGATCCAGACGCGTGGCGGTGCGCCCGAACTGCTGGAGCATTACCACGCCACCGGCAAACGCCAGGTGCGGTTTGTGCTGGAGGGTGCGGGCATTCTGCTGGAGCCGGGCGCGTTCCTGTATTCGCATGGCACCATCACCAGTGCGGTCAAACAGCACGAGAAAGGCAACATGTTCGCCCGTGCGCTGCGGAGTGCAGGCACGGGCGAATCGGCGTTCGCGACCAGTTTCGACGGGCGCGGCGAGGTCTGGACAGAACTGACCTCCCAACATTTCGTGATCGCAGAGATGGAGCCGGGTGAAGATTTCCTGCTCGACGACCGGGCATTTTTCGGCTGTCAGAACACCGTGAATCTGAGTACGCACCTGCATACCGGAATCGCCGGGGCGCTGTCGGGCAACGGACTGGCACAGCCCAAGCTGTCGGGGCGTGGCCTCTTCGTGATCGAGTCGCCCGTGCCCGCCGAGGAAATCGAGGTGATCGAACTGCGCGGCGAGGAACTGATCGTGGACGGTGACCTGCTGCTGATGTACAGCGCTTCGCTTCAGGTGCAGCTGCGCCCGCTGGTCAAGGGACTCCGCAATGCCCTGAGAAGTGGCGAGGGCCTGGTGTATGTGCTGCGCGGCACTGGACAGGTCTTCTTCACGCCGACGCACAAGCGGCCCTCGGTGGCGAGCGTGTAA
- a CDS encoding G8 domain-containing protein, whose translation MVIPAGKRVLLDVTPPALASLQVDGTLSVADQPLSLTVGSVRVAGRMEFGTAQHPLTHQVDLVLGGTDSAADDAPDGRLMVLAGGTLELRGQERLPWTRLDMTAQAGSSTLHLAEASDWQTGDHLVLAPSGFEPAEAEEVEVTRVSEAGRLMTLAAPLRFRHVGEVLSGIDERAEVGLLSHTLRVRGTDADAATGKAGGVMVMHGGTLHASDTEFTALGRRGELGNYPVHFHLSGDAQGSFVQRSSVHHTFNRCITLHGTQHVRLAQNVTYDDIGHCFFLEDGNERQNLLEGNLAVLARPAAPGEAILDTDLQPSLYWISNPDNVLHGNVAAGAAHSGFWYNLLEHGSGPGASPTLWPRRTPLGGFYGNVSHSNTYNGLFVDNLKNPPGVLAPPNYEPTRRAVFSDLTAYKNRRRGCGCAGAIWTSSEHIWPITPSVRPLLPPPPPCSAAWWWAKRPMPVVRPSRRNRRRLCAASNFMTARSW comes from the coding sequence GTGGTCATTCCGGCGGGAAAACGGGTGCTGCTCGACGTGACGCCGCCTGCTCTGGCCTCGCTACAGGTGGACGGCACCCTGAGCGTGGCCGATCAGCCGCTCAGCCTGACGGTCGGCAGCGTCCGGGTGGCGGGCCGGATGGAGTTCGGCACAGCTCAGCATCCGCTGACACACCAGGTCGACCTGGTACTGGGCGGCACCGACAGCGCGGCAGACGACGCGCCGGACGGCAGGCTGATGGTGCTGGCAGGCGGCACACTGGAACTTCGTGGGCAGGAGAGACTGCCCTGGACACGGCTGGATATGACCGCCCAGGCCGGAAGCAGCACACTCCATCTGGCAGAAGCGAGCGATTGGCAGACCGGCGATCATCTGGTGCTCGCTCCCAGCGGCTTCGAACCTGCCGAGGCCGAAGAGGTGGAGGTGACCCGTGTGAGTGAAGCCGGTCGCCTGATGACGCTGGCGGCTCCCCTCCGCTTCCGTCATGTCGGGGAAGTGCTGAGCGGAATCGACGAACGCGCCGAGGTGGGGCTGCTCAGCCATACCCTGCGGGTACGCGGCACCGACGCCGACGCGGCGACGGGCAAGGCGGGCGGCGTCATGGTGATGCACGGCGGGACACTGCACGCGTCCGACACCGAATTCACAGCACTCGGGCGGCGCGGCGAACTCGGCAACTATCCGGTCCACTTCCACCTCAGCGGCGACGCGCAGGGGTCGTTCGTGCAGCGTTCCAGCGTGCATCACACCTTCAACCGCTGCATCACGCTGCACGGCACCCAGCACGTGCGCCTTGCCCAGAACGTCACCTACGACGACATAGGACACTGTTTCTTTCTGGAAGACGGCAACGAACGCCAGAACCTGCTGGAAGGCAATCTGGCTGTGCTGGCCCGCCCAGCCGCCCCCGGCGAGGCCATTCTGGATACCGACCTGCAACCCAGCCTGTACTGGATCAGCAACCCCGACAACGTGCTGCACGGCAACGTCGCGGCGGGCGCAGCGCATTCGGGCTTCTGGTACAACCTGCTCGAACACGGCAGCGGGCCGGGAGCCAGCCCGACGCTGTGGCCACGGCGCACGCCCCTGGGCGGCTTTTACGGCAACGTCTCGCACAGCAACACCTACAACGGCCTCTTCGTGGACAACCTGAAAAACCCGCCCGGCGTGCTGGCTCCGCCCAACTACGAACCCACGCGGCGGGCCGTCTTCAGCGACCTGACAGCCTACAAGAATCGCCGCCGGGGGTGTGGCTGCGCGGGCGCGATATGGACATCGTCGGAGCACATCTGGCCGATAACGCCATCGGTGCGACCTTTGCTGCCGCCACCACCACCCTGCAGCGCAGCGTGGTGGTGGGCGAAACGGCCAATGCCAGTGGTCCGCCCAAGCCGGAGGAACCGCAGACGCCTCTGCGCGGCTTCGAATTTTATGACGGCCCGGTCATGGTGA
- a CDS encoding ABC transporter substrate-binding protein, whose translation MAQAQSTRTVNIGLGYIPNVQFTPFYVADKLGYFKAEGLNVKYQHGYVSELMPLLLQGKLDFVVGDPEDAIFARVQGAGVKYVMAVYQKVPVTVFSLPGKKIDSVADLKGKTVGIPGTFGSSYFALGALLDSGKLNESDIRLASIGFTQLDAVRSGKVDAAVGYINNEVVQLAASGIKADTLDVTAAYPMVGVGLMTLQKTLGDDTAKKVVRAVQRGLKFTVASPAQAFKVAQPVFGAGGGGLDVLRASVPLIQSPVTAASGLGYSDPAAWSKAIAYLQKSGKVPASFKATDFYSNALISKTLK comes from the coding sequence GTGGCTCAGGCCCAGAGCACCCGTACCGTGAACATCGGACTGGGGTACATTCCCAATGTCCAGTTCACGCCTTTTTACGTGGCCGATAAGCTCGGATATTTCAAAGCCGAGGGCCTGAACGTGAAATATCAGCACGGCTACGTGTCGGAGCTGATGCCGCTGCTGCTTCAGGGCAAGCTCGATTTTGTGGTGGGCGATCCCGAAGACGCCATCTTTGCCCGCGTGCAGGGCGCAGGCGTCAAGTACGTGATGGCGGTGTATCAGAAGGTGCCGGTCACGGTGTTCAGCCTGCCCGGCAAGAAGATCGACTCGGTGGCCGACCTGAAGGGCAAGACGGTGGGCATTCCCGGTACGTTCGGCAGCAGCTATTTCGCACTCGGTGCGCTGCTCGATTCGGGCAAGCTGAATGAGAGTGACATCCGGCTGGCGAGCATCGGTTTTACGCAGCTCGATGCCGTTCGCAGCGGCAAGGTCGATGCGGCGGTGGGGTACATCAACAACGAGGTGGTGCAGCTCGCGGCCTCGGGCATAAAAGCCGACACCCTCGATGTGACGGCGGCCTATCCCATGGTGGGCGTGGGCCTGATGACCCTTCAGAAGACCCTGGGAGACGACACCGCCAAGAAAGTGGTGCGGGCGGTGCAGCGCGGCCTGAAGTTCACGGTCGCCAGTCCTGCCCAGGCTTTCAAGGTGGCGCAGCCGGTCTTCGGGGCGGGCGGCGGCGGGCTGGACGTGCTGCGTGCCAGCGTGCCGCTGATCCAGTCGCCCGTGACGGCAGCGAGTGGTCTGGGCTACAGCGACCCGGCGGCCTGGAGCAAGGCCATCGCCTACCTCCAGAAGTCGGGGAAGGTGCCTGCCAGCTTCAAGGCCACCGACTTCTACAGCAACGCGCTCATCAGCAAAACGCTGAAGTAA